From the genome of Duffyella gerundensis, one region includes:
- the arcB gene encoding aerobic respiration two-component sensor histidine kinase ArcB, with amino-acid sequence MKQIRLLAQYYVDLMVKLGLVRFSLLLASALVVLAMIVQMAVTLVLRGHVESIDMVRSVFFGLLITPWAVYFLSVVVEQLEESRQRLARLVDKLEEMRNRDLELNQQMQLTITQLNQEIADRIKAEKARRQAMEKLTEEMARREQAQIELEQQSSFLRSFLDASPDLVFYRNIDKQFSGCNRAMELLTGKSEKQLIGLTPEDVYDDEAATKVLETDEKVFRHNVSLTYEQWLQYPDGRKACFEIRKVPYYDRVGKRSGLMGFGRDITERKRYQDALENASREKTTFISTISHELRTPLNGIVGLSRILLDTELNQEQLNYLKTIHVSAITLGNIFNDVIEMDKIERRKVQLDNQPVDFTGFLADLENLSGLLAQPKGLKFVLQPESPVPHKIITDGTRLRQILWNLIGNAVKFTQQGEIVVRVNYQPDETLRFDVIDSGMGIPQDEQDKIFAMYYQVKDQHGGKPATGTGIGLAVSRRLAQSMGGDITVQSAPGTGSCFTVTVQAPRIADEVEDEQSEEEMPLPALHVLLVEDIELNVVVARSVLEKLGCSVEVAMTGGEALRMFQVDEFDLVLLDIQLPDMTGLDVAREIHRQHPQAQLPPLVALTANVLKDKREYLEAGMDDVLSKPLAVPALTAIIKKYWDYHDDDGDVTEIEEEDSRLTLLDIPVLEQYIDLVGPGLIRQSLAMFEQMMPGYLAVLDSNMMARDQKGIAEEGHKIKGAAGAVGLLHLQQLAKQIQSPELPAWWDNVQEWVDELNQEWRNDVDVLKAWVETVEKNDPS; translated from the coding sequence ATGAAACAAATTCGCCTTTTGGCACAGTACTATGTTGATTTGATGGTCAAACTTGGCCTGGTGCGTTTTTCTCTGCTGTTGGCATCGGCGCTGGTGGTGCTGGCGATGATTGTGCAAATGGCGGTGACCCTGGTGCTGCGCGGTCACGTAGAAAGCATCGACATGGTACGTTCTGTTTTTTTTGGCCTGCTGATTACTCCCTGGGCGGTCTACTTTCTTTCTGTGGTGGTGGAGCAACTGGAAGAGTCGCGACAGCGCCTGGCGCGGCTGGTGGATAAACTGGAGGAGATGCGCAATCGCGACCTTGAGTTAAACCAACAGATGCAGCTCACCATTACCCAGCTGAATCAGGAGATCGCCGATCGTATCAAGGCGGAAAAAGCGCGACGTCAGGCGATGGAAAAGCTCACTGAAGAGATGGCGCGCCGCGAGCAGGCCCAAATCGAACTTGAACAGCAATCCTCTTTTTTACGCTCATTTCTGGATGCCTCGCCTGACCTGGTGTTTTATCGCAACATCGACAAGCAATTTTCCGGCTGCAATCGCGCCATGGAATTATTGACCGGCAAAAGTGAAAAGCAGCTGATCGGGCTGACGCCGGAAGATGTCTATGATGATGAAGCCGCGACTAAGGTGCTGGAAACCGATGAGAAGGTGTTTCGTCATAATGTCTCGCTGACCTATGAACAGTGGCTGCAATATCCCGATGGCCGCAAAGCCTGTTTCGAAATTCGTAAGGTGCCTTATTACGATCGCGTCGGCAAACGCAGTGGCCTGATGGGCTTTGGACGCGATATTACCGAACGTAAGCGTTATCAGGATGCGCTGGAGAACGCCAGTCGCGAGAAGACCACCTTTATCTCTACGATCAGCCACGAGCTGCGTACGCCGCTTAATGGCATCGTTGGCCTGAGTCGTATTCTGTTGGATACCGAGCTAAATCAGGAGCAGCTAAATTATCTGAAGACCATTCACGTCTCGGCTATTACGCTGGGCAACATCTTTAACGATGTGATTGAAATGGACAAAATCGAGCGCCGTAAGGTGCAGCTTGATAATCAGCCGGTGGACTTTACCGGCTTCCTCGCCGATCTTGAAAATCTCTCTGGCCTGCTGGCTCAGCCGAAGGGGCTGAAATTTGTATTGCAGCCTGAATCGCCGGTGCCGCATAAAATCATTACTGATGGCACCCGGCTGCGACAGATTTTATGGAACCTGATTGGCAATGCGGTGAAATTTACCCAACAGGGCGAGATTGTCGTGCGGGTTAATTATCAGCCGGACGAAACGCTACGCTTTGATGTCATCGACTCAGGCATGGGGATTCCGCAGGATGAGCAGGATAAAATTTTCGCCATGTATTACCAGGTGAAAGACCAGCACGGCGGCAAACCGGCAACCGGCACCGGTATCGGGCTGGCGGTATCGCGGCGGCTGGCGCAAAGCATGGGCGGTGATATCACCGTACAAAGCGCGCCGGGCACAGGATCCTGCTTTACCGTCACCGTTCAGGCACCGCGGATTGCGGATGAAGTGGAAGATGAACAGTCAGAAGAAGAGATGCCACTGCCCGCACTTCACGTCCTGTTGGTGGAGGATATTGAACTCAACGTCGTCGTTGCGCGCTCGGTGCTGGAAAAACTCGGCTGTAGCGTAGAAGTGGCGATGACCGGCGGCGAAGCGCTGCGTATGTTCCAGGTGGATGAGTTTGATCTGGTGCTGCTGGATATCCAACTGCCTGATATGACCGGGCTGGACGTTGCGCGTGAAATCCATCGTCAGCATCCTCAGGCGCAGCTGCCGCCGCTGGTGGCATTAACCGCTAACGTACTCAAAGATAAAAGAGAATATCTGGAAGCGGGCATGGATGATGTGCTGAGTAAGCCGCTGGCGGTACCGGCGCTGACGGCGATCATCAAGAAGTACTGGGATTATCATGATGACGACGGTGACGTTACTGAGATCGAGGAAGAGGACAGCCGGTTGACGCTGCTCGATATTCCCGTGCTGGAGCAGTATATCGACCTGGTCGGGCCGGGGTTAATTCGTCAAAGCCTGGCGATGTTTGAACAGATGATGCCGGGATATCTGGCGGTGCTAGACTCTAACATGATGGCGCGCGATCAAAAGGGCATTGCCGAAGAGGGCCATAAAATCAAAGGCGCGGCAGGTGCCGTGGGATTACTGCATTTGCAGCAGCTCGCTAAACAGATTCAAAGCCCGGAATTGCCTGCATGGTGGGATAATGTTCAGGAGTGGGTCGACGAGCTCAACCAGGAGTGGCGAAACGACGTGGACGTGTTGAAAGCGTGGGTTGAGACGGTAGAAAAAAATGACCCCAGCTGA
- the mtgA gene encoding monofunctional biosynthetic peptidoglycan transglycosylase: MAKHKEGRLEKIKRLLVRTVLSVLAIWIASILLFSFVPVPFSAVMVERQLAAWLTGDVSYVAHSSWAGTHEISPWMSLAVIASEDQKFPTHWGFDVDAIESVLDKGEKGRMRGASTISQQTAKNVFLWDGRSWVRKGLEAGLTVGIETVWSKRRILTVYLNVAEFGEGVFGVEAASQRYFHKPASKLTISEAALLAAVLPNPLRFRADAPGAYVRQRQQWIMQQMRQLGGEGFLVQHKLM, translated from the coding sequence ATGGCTAAACATAAGGAAGGCAGGCTGGAGAAGATAAAACGGTTGCTGGTACGGACAGTACTCTCTGTATTAGCGATCTGGATTGCTAGCATTTTGCTGTTTTCATTTGTTCCGGTACCGTTTTCAGCCGTGATGGTTGAACGACAGCTTGCGGCCTGGTTGACCGGTGATGTGAGTTACGTTGCGCATTCCAGCTGGGCAGGAACCCATGAGATTTCGCCCTGGATGTCGCTGGCGGTTATCGCCTCAGAAGACCAAAAGTTCCCGACACACTGGGGATTTGACGTTGATGCAATTGAATCAGTCCTCGACAAAGGCGAAAAAGGGCGCATGCGTGGTGCGTCGACCATTTCTCAACAAACGGCTAAAAATGTTTTTTTATGGGATGGCCGCAGCTGGGTGCGCAAAGGGCTGGAGGCTGGCTTAACGGTCGGTATTGAAACGGTCTGGAGCAAACGACGTATTCTGACGGTTTATCTCAACGTCGCTGAATTTGGTGAAGGCGTATTTGGCGTGGAAGCGGCATCACAGCGTTATTTCCACAAACCCGCCAGTAAGCTGACCATTTCCGAAGCCGCGCTACTGGCAGCGGTATTGCCCAATCCGCTGCGCTTTCGTGCCGACGCGCCGGGCGCCTACGTTCGTCAACGTCAGCAGTGGATCATGCAGCAGATGCGCCAGCTAGGCGGTGAAGGCTTTCTGGTCCAGCATAAGCTGATGTAG
- the npr gene encoding PTS phosphocarrier protein NPr has product MTVKQTVEIKNKLGMHARPAMKLFELVQSFDAEVLLRNEAGTEAEASSVIALLMLDSAQGGHIEIEVQGPQEEVALAAVIELFESGFDEE; this is encoded by the coding sequence ATGACCGTTAAGCAGACCGTTGAGATCAAAAATAAGCTGGGCATGCACGCACGTCCGGCAATGAAACTGTTTGAGCTGGTGCAGAGTTTTGATGCTGAAGTGCTGCTGCGTAATGAAGCGGGCACCGAAGCAGAAGCCAGCAGCGTTATTGCGCTGCTGATGCTTGATTCCGCCCAGGGTGGACATATTGAAATTGAAGTACAGGGCCCGCAGGAAGAAGTGGCTTTAGCCGCGGTGATTGAGCTGTTTGAGTCGGGTTTTGACGAAGAGTGA
- the rapZ gene encoding RNase adapter RapZ has product MVLMIVSGRSGSGKSVALRALEDMGFYCVDNLPVVLLPDLASSLAERNISAAVSIDVRNMPESPEVFEKALTSLPDSFSPQLLFLDADRNTLIRRYSDTRRLHPLSSKNLSLESAIDEESDLLEPLRSRADLIIDTSEMSVHELAEMLRTRLLGKRERELTMVFESFGFKHGIPIDADYVFDVRFLPNPHWDPKLRPMTGLDRPVAAFLDRHTEVHNFIYQTRSYLELWLPMLETNNRSYLTVAIGCTGGKHRSVYIAEQLADYFRSRGKNVQSRHRTLEKRKS; this is encoded by the coding sequence ATGGTGCTGATGATTGTCAGTGGCCGCTCTGGATCGGGCAAATCGGTAGCGTTACGGGCCCTGGAAGACATGGGCTTTTACTGTGTCGATAACTTGCCGGTTGTGCTGCTTCCCGATTTAGCGTCATCGCTGGCGGAGCGAAATATCTCTGCCGCAGTGAGCATTGATGTTCGCAATATGCCGGAATCGCCTGAGGTATTTGAAAAAGCCCTCACCAGCCTGCCGGACAGCTTTTCGCCGCAACTGCTGTTTCTTGATGCCGACCGCAATACGCTGATTCGTCGTTACAGCGATACGCGTCGCCTGCATCCTCTTTCCAGTAAAAATCTCTCTCTGGAGAGCGCCATTGATGAAGAGAGCGATCTGCTGGAGCCTTTACGCTCACGCGCCGATCTGATCATCGATACCTCAGAGATGTCGGTGCATGAACTGGCTGAGATGCTGCGTACTCGGCTGCTGGGCAAGCGTGAGCGCGAACTCACTATGGTGTTTGAATCCTTTGGCTTTAAACACGGTATTCCCATCGATGCCGACTACGTTTTCGACGTGCGCTTCCTGCCCAATCCCCACTGGGATCCAAAGCTGCGACCGATGACCGGGCTCGATCGACCCGTCGCTGCCTTTCTTGATCGCCATACCGAAGTGCACAACTTTATTTATCAAACCCGCAGCTATCTTGAATTGTGGTTGCCGATGCTGGAAACCAATAACCGCAGCTACCTGACCGTGGCCATCGGCTGTACTGGCGGTAAGCATCGTTCGGTTTATATTGCCGAACAGCTGGCTGATTACTTCCGTTCGCGTGGCAAAAATGTGCAGTCACGTCATCGCACACTGGAAAAACGCAAATCATGA
- the ptsN gene encoding PTS IIA-like nitrogen regulatory protein PtsN translates to MNNDLTLELRSVLSIECTRSGVHCQSKKRALEIISELAAKQLNLPHQTIFESILTRERMGSTGIGNGIAIPHGKLEEDTLRAVGVFIRLDQPIAFDAVDNQPVDLLFALLVPADQCKTHLHTLSLVARRLADKSICRRLRAAQSDNELYEIITESQDESQS, encoded by the coding sequence ATGAATAACGATCTGACCCTGGAACTCCGTTCTGTTCTTTCCATCGAATGTACCCGCAGCGGCGTACATTGCCAGAGCAAGAAGCGGGCACTGGAAATCATCAGCGAACTGGCGGCGAAACAGCTTAACTTGCCGCACCAGACGATTTTTGAATCCATCCTGACGCGCGAGCGTATGGGAAGTACAGGCATTGGTAACGGCATTGCGATTCCTCATGGCAAGCTGGAAGAGGATACGCTGCGTGCAGTGGGCGTCTTTATTCGTCTCGATCAGCCCATTGCGTTTGACGCGGTGGACAACCAGCCGGTTGATCTGCTGTTTGCGCTGCTGGTACCAGCAGACCAGTGCAAAACGCACTTACATACCCTCTCTTTAGTGGCCAGGCGTTTGGCCGATAAGAGCATTTGTCGTCGCCTGCGTGCGGCCCAAAGCGATAATGAACTGTATGAAATCATCACAGAATCTCAGGATGAGTCGCAATCTTAA
- the hpf gene encoding ribosome hibernation promoting factor yields MQLNITGQHVEVTAPLREYLNTKFAKLEHYFDRINQVYIVLKVEKVMQIAEATLHVNGGELHATAEADDMYASIDSLVDKLTRQLNKHKDKLKQH; encoded by the coding sequence ATGCAACTAAATATCACCGGGCAACACGTTGAAGTTACGGCTCCTCTGCGCGAATACCTCAACACCAAGTTTGCCAAGCTTGAGCACTACTTCGACCGAATTAATCAGGTTTACATTGTGCTGAAAGTGGAAAAAGTGATGCAAATTGCTGAGGCAACATTGCATGTCAATGGGGGTGAGCTACATGCGACAGCTGAAGCGGATGACATGTATGCGTCGATTGACAGCCTGGTCGATAAGCTGACTCGTCAGCTGAACAAGCATAAAGACAAACTCAAACAACATTAA
- the rpoN gene encoding RNA polymerase factor sigma-54, with translation MKQGLQLRLSQQLAMTPQLQQAIRLLQLSTLELQQELQMALESNPLLEQADIHEEIDSRETQETEALDTREALEQKDMPEELPLDATWDEIYTAGTPSGTGTDYHDDELPVYQGETTQTLQDYLMWQVELTPFTDTDRAIATSIVDAIDDTGYLTVTLEEIRDGVGSDDLALDEVEAVLKRIQRFDPVGVGARDLRDCLLVQLSQYDVDTPSLKEARQIVSDHLDLLANHDFRSLMRVTRLKEETLKCAMQLIQSLDPRPGQSINTSEPEYVIPDVLVRKIGNRWQVDLNADSLPRLRVNQHYAALGGSSRNDSDNQFIRSNLQEAKWLIKSLESRNDTLLKVTRCIVEQQQAFFEQGEEHMRPMVLADIAQAVEMHESTISRVTTQKYLHSPRGIFELKYFFSSHVNTEGGGEASSTAIRALVRKLISAENPAKPLSDSKLTSLLSDQGIMVARRTVAKYRESLSIPPSNQRKQLV, from the coding sequence ATGAAGCAAGGTTTGCAACTCAGGCTCAGCCAACAACTTGCGATGACACCGCAACTGCAGCAGGCGATACGTTTGCTGCAACTCTCTACGCTTGAGCTCCAGCAGGAGCTACAGATGGCACTGGAGAGTAATCCCCTGCTTGAGCAAGCCGATATTCATGAAGAGATAGATTCACGGGAAACCCAGGAAACCGAGGCGCTGGACACCCGCGAAGCGCTGGAACAGAAAGATATGCCGGAAGAGTTGCCGCTGGATGCCACGTGGGATGAGATTTACACCGCGGGCACACCTTCCGGCACCGGTACCGATTACCACGACGATGAGCTGCCCGTGTATCAGGGCGAAACCACGCAGACGTTGCAGGATTATCTGATGTGGCAGGTTGAGCTCACTCCCTTTACGGATACCGATCGCGCCATTGCGACCTCCATCGTTGATGCCATTGACGACACCGGTTATCTGACCGTCACGCTGGAAGAGATTCGCGATGGCGTAGGCAGCGACGACCTTGCGCTCGATGAAGTTGAAGCGGTGCTTAAACGCATTCAACGCTTTGATCCGGTTGGTGTTGGCGCCCGCGATCTGCGCGATTGTCTGCTGGTTCAGCTGTCACAATATGATGTTGATACACCATCGCTGAAAGAGGCGCGTCAGATCGTCAGCGATCATCTTGATCTGCTGGCTAACCACGATTTTCGCAGCCTGATGCGCGTAACGCGTCTGAAAGAAGAGACGCTGAAGTGCGCAATGCAGCTGATCCAGTCGCTGGATCCGCGCCCCGGCCAGTCAATTAATACCTCCGAACCCGAATATGTCATTCCTGATGTGCTGGTGCGCAAGATCGGCAACCGCTGGCAGGTCGATCTCAATGCCGACAGCCTGCCGCGTTTGCGGGTAAATCAGCACTATGCCGCGCTCGGCGGATCCTCACGCAACGATAGCGATAACCAGTTTATCCGCAGCAATCTGCAGGAAGCGAAATGGTTAATCAAAAGTCTGGAAAGCCGCAACGACACGCTGCTGAAGGTCACACGTTGCATTGTGGAGCAGCAGCAGGCGTTTTTTGAGCAGGGCGAAGAGCACATGCGCCCGATGGTGCTGGCGGATATCGCGCAGGCAGTCGAGATGCATGAATCGACTATTTCGCGCGTCACCACGCAGAAATACCTGCACAGCCCGCGCGGCATCTTCGAGCTTAAATACTTTTTCTCCAGCCACGTAAATACTGAAGGCGGCGGAGAAGCCTCATCAACGGCGATTCGCGCGCTGGTGAGAAAGCTGATATCTGCTGAAAATCCCGCTAAGCCGCTGAGCGACAGCAAGCTGACTTCCCTGCTTTCCGATCAGGGCATTATGGTTGCGCGCCGCACCGTGGCAAAATACCGTGAGTCTTTGTCTATCCCACCCTCGAACCAGCGCAAGCAATTGGTTTGA
- the lptB gene encoding LPS export ABC transporter ATP-binding protein produces the protein MATLIAEHLAKAYKGRRVVEDVSLEVKSGEIVGLLGPNGAGKTTTFYMVVGIVPRDAGRIVIDDEDISILPLHARARRGIGYLPQEASIFRRLSVYDNLMAVLQVRNDLTTEQREDRANELMEEFHIEHLRDSMGQALSGGERRRVEIARALAANPKFILLDEPFAGVDPISVIDIKKIIEHLRDSGLGVLITDHNVRETLAVCERAYIVSQGSLIAHGTPDEILADEQVKRVYLGEEFRL, from the coding sequence ATGGCAACTTTAATCGCAGAACATCTGGCGAAAGCCTACAAAGGTCGGCGCGTTGTTGAAGATGTCAGCCTTGAGGTCAAATCAGGCGAGATTGTTGGCCTGCTTGGCCCGAACGGCGCTGGCAAAACGACCACTTTTTACATGGTGGTCGGCATCGTGCCGCGTGATGCCGGGCGCATTGTGATCGACGATGAAGATATCAGTATTCTGCCACTGCATGCGCGAGCACGCCGCGGCATCGGCTACTTGCCGCAGGAAGCCTCGATCTTCCGTCGCCTGAGCGTCTACGACAACCTGATGGCGGTGCTGCAGGTGCGCAACGATCTGACCACGGAACAGCGCGAGGATCGTGCTAATGAGCTGATGGAAGAGTTTCATATCGAACATCTGCGTGACAGCATGGGCCAGGCGTTATCTGGCGGAGAACGTCGCCGCGTTGAGATTGCCCGGGCGCTGGCTGCGAATCCAAAATTTATTCTGCTGGATGAGCCTTTTGCCGGTGTCGATCCCATCTCGGTTATCGATATCAAGAAAATTATTGAGCATCTGCGTGACAGTGGCTTGGGCGTGTTGATTACCGATCATAATGTGCGCGAAACGTTGGCGGTTTGTGAACGCGCCTATATCGTTAGTCAGGGCAGCCTGATTGCCCACGGTACGCCGGATGAAATCCTCGCCGATGAACAAGTTAAGCGGGTTTACTTGGGCGAAGAGTTCAGACTCTGA
- the lptA gene encoding lipopolysaccharide ABC transporter substrate-binding protein LptA, with product MKSKNSLKLLVVSALLTASLPAFALTGDSEKPVNIDSQNQQLDMLGNVATFTGNVIVTQGSIKITADKVVVTRPGGDSKKTVVDAYGAPATFYQLQDNGKPVKGNASKMHYELANDFVELTGNAYLEQLDSNIKGDRITYLVKQQKMQAYSEGKSNRVTTVLVPSQLQDKNGSASSQKKSN from the coding sequence ATGAAATCCAAAAACAGCCTTAAATTATTGGTGGTTAGCGCGTTGCTGACCGCGAGCCTGCCGGCGTTCGCGCTGACCGGCGACTCGGAAAAGCCCGTAAACATCGATTCGCAGAACCAGCAGCTCGATATGCTGGGCAACGTCGCCACCTTTACCGGCAACGTTATCGTGACGCAGGGTTCGATCAAAATTACCGCGGATAAAGTGGTAGTTACTCGTCCTGGCGGCGACAGCAAAAAAACCGTGGTCGACGCTTACGGCGCGCCCGCGACGTTTTACCAGTTGCAGGACAACGGCAAACCGGTCAAAGGCAACGCTTCAAAGATGCATTACGAACTGGCTAACGACTTTGTTGAGCTGACTGGCAACGCCTATTTAGAGCAGCTGGACAGCAACATCAAAGGCGATCGCATCACTTATCTGGTGAAACAGCAGAAAATGCAGGCCTACAGCGAAGGCAAAAGCAATCGCGTGACCACGGTGTTAGTGCCGTCGCAGCTGCAGGATAAAAACGGCTCCGCAAGCAGCCAAAAGAAGAGTAACTGA
- the lptC gene encoding LPS export ABC transporter periplasmic protein LptC — MSKSRRWITLLLALIALVLIGWSLTNNEDVQTNPSANGEEPTYTSANSKSLVYNPAGSLSYQLVSDKVTYFSSDGVSWFDKPVMTTYDENKVPTWSVKADKAKLTQDRMLYLYGHVEVNTLTQDSQLQRIKTDNAQVNLVTQDVTSDDQVTLWGTSFNSTGMKMRGNLRTKNAELIEKVKTSYEIQKQP, encoded by the coding sequence ATGAGTAAAAGCAGGCGTTGGATCACACTGTTACTGGCCCTGATTGCGCTGGTGTTGATTGGCTGGAGCCTCACAAATAATGAGGATGTGCAGACCAATCCCTCCGCCAACGGCGAAGAGCCGACTTACACCAGTGCCAATTCAAAATCACTGGTCTACAACCCGGCAGGTTCGCTCAGCTATCAGCTGGTTTCCGATAAGGTCACCTATTTTTCATCCGATGGCGTCAGCTGGTTCGATAAACCCGTAATGACGACGTACGATGAGAACAAGGTGCCGACCTGGTCAGTTAAAGCGGATAAAGCCAAACTGACGCAGGATCGCATGCTTTATCTTTATGGTCATGTGGAAGTGAACACGCTGACGCAGGACTCTCAGCTGCAACGTATTAAAACCGACAATGCGCAGGTCAATTTGGTCACACAGGATGTTACGTCCGACGATCAGGTTACGCTGTGGGGCACCAGTTTTAACTCTACCGGCATGAAAATGCGCGGTAATTTACGGACGAAAAACGCCGAGTTAATTGAAAAGGTTAAAACCTCATATGAAATCCAAAAACAGCCTTAA
- the kdsC gene encoding 3-deoxy-manno-octulosonate-8-phosphatase KdsC: MSKENAVVTTCYGDVSQDVMSRAREIKLLICDVDGVMSDGQIYMGNSGEELKAFNVRDGYGIRCLLTSGTEVAIITGRNAKLMEDRCQTLGITHLYQGQSDKLLAFTELLDKLSLQPDQVAYIGDDLIDWPVMARVGLSVAVADAHPVLLPRAHYTTRIAGGRGAVREICDLILIAQDKFDDAKGQSV; encoded by the coding sequence ATGAGTAAGGAAAACGCAGTGGTTACCACCTGCTACGGCGACGTTTCTCAGGACGTGATGTCACGCGCACGCGAGATTAAGCTGTTGATTTGTGACGTTGATGGCGTGATGTCGGACGGACAGATTTACATGGGAAACAGCGGCGAAGAGCTGAAAGCCTTTAACGTTCGCGATGGCTACGGCATTCGCTGTCTGCTGACCTCCGGCACGGAAGTCGCTATTATAACCGGCCGCAACGCAAAACTGATGGAAGATCGCTGTCAGACGCTCGGCATTACCCATCTTTATCAGGGGCAATCCGATAAGCTTTTGGCCTTCACCGAGCTTCTCGATAAACTGTCGCTACAGCCCGATCAGGTTGCCTATATTGGCGATGACTTAATCGACTGGCCGGTGATGGCCCGCGTCGGATTGAGCGTCGCCGTGGCGGACGCGCATCCGGTGCTGTTACCACGTGCCCATTACACCACGCGCATTGCCGGCGGACGCGGCGCAGTGCGCGAAATTTGCGATCTGATACTGATCGCGCAGGACAAATTCGATGACGCCAAAGGGCAATCGGTATGA
- the kdsD gene encoding arabinose-5-phosphate isomerase KdsD, whose protein sequence is MSHHSIESGFDFQQAGRDVLDIERQGLEQLDQYINEDFSRACEMMFYCQGKVVVMGMGKSGHIGKKMAATFASTGTPAFFVHPAEASHGDLGMVSANDVVIAISNSGESNEILALIPVLKRLHVSLICVTSRPESTMGRSADIHLCVKVPHEACPLGLAPTTSTTATLVMGDALAVALLKARGFTAEDFALSHPGGALGRKLLLRVSDIMHTGAEMPHVTRDASLRDALLEITRKNLGMTVIVNDLLKIEGVFTDGDLRRVFDMGIDFQQASIAQVMTPGGIRVRPAMLAVDALNLMQSKNITAIMVADGDQLLGVVHMHDMLRAGVV, encoded by the coding sequence ATGTCTCATCACTCTATCGAATCCGGCTTCGACTTTCAGCAGGCTGGCAGAGACGTTCTCGACATTGAACGTCAGGGGCTGGAGCAGCTCGATCAATACATCAATGAAGACTTTTCCCGTGCCTGCGAAATGATGTTTTATTGCCAGGGTAAAGTTGTGGTGATGGGCATGGGGAAATCGGGGCATATCGGTAAAAAAATGGCGGCAACCTTTGCCAGCACCGGTACACCTGCGTTTTTCGTGCATCCGGCAGAGGCCAGCCATGGCGATCTGGGCATGGTCAGCGCCAACGACGTGGTGATCGCTATCTCCAACTCCGGCGAATCCAATGAGATTTTGGCGCTGATTCCTGTACTGAAGCGTCTGCACGTTTCGCTGATTTGCGTCACCAGCCGTCCGGAAAGCACCATGGGACGCAGCGCCGATATTCATCTCTGTGTAAAAGTCCCGCACGAAGCCTGCCCGCTGGGGCTGGCGCCGACCACCAGCACTACCGCCACGCTGGTCATGGGCGATGCGCTGGCCGTTGCGCTATTGAAAGCGCGCGGCTTTACCGCAGAGGATTTTGCCCTTTCGCACCCTGGCGGCGCGCTGGGCCGTAAGCTGCTGTTACGCGTCAGCGATATCATGCATACCGGCGCTGAAATGCCGCACGTGACGCGTGATGCCTCGCTGCGCGATGCGCTGCTGGAGATCACGCGTAAAAATCTCGGCATGACGGTCATAGTTAATGACCTGCTGAAAATCGAAGGCGTGTTTACCGATGGCGACCTGCGTCGGGTGTTTGATATGGGCATCGATTTTCAGCAGGCAAGCATTGCGCAGGTGATGACGCCAGGCGGCATTCGCGTTCGCCCTGCTATGCTGGCGGTAGACGCACTTAATTTAATGCAGAGCAAAAATATCACCGCGATTATGGTCGCCGATGGCGATCAGCTACTCGGGGTTGTTCATATGCATGACATGCTGCGCGCTGGCGTAGTGTAA